In Clostridium sp. DL-VIII, the following proteins share a genomic window:
- a CDS encoding TetR/AcrR family transcriptional regulator, whose product MINQDDPRVLRTRQLIKEAFSTLLQKKGFDAITIKDIAQKAAINRATFYAHYEDKYALLEDIIEQAFNKMFPEQILDAQEFTDEICNKLIIMTYNYILAFYKTCRMDSKSIATLVDEKIRNMLKQMLESIFLKGDTFRTKDNLNIKMISAMTCSAIYGGAYSWFKDGENDRTDLLVDIVRPYVMKGLDMYRK is encoded by the coding sequence ATGATAAATCAAGATGATCCAAGGGTTTTGCGCACGCGACAATTAATAAAGGAAGCGTTTAGTACTTTGCTACAGAAGAAAGGATTTGATGCAATTACTATAAAAGATATCGCACAAAAGGCTGCTATTAACCGTGCTACCTTTTATGCTCATTATGAAGATAAATATGCTTTGTTAGAAGATATTATAGAACAGGCTTTTAATAAAATGTTTCCTGAGCAAATTCTGGATGCTCAGGAGTTTACAGATGAAATATGCAACAAGTTAATCATAATGACGTACAATTACATATTAGCTTTTTATAAGACATGCAGAATGGATTCTAAATCTATTGCAACTCTTGTTGACGAGAAAATAAGAAATATGCTTAAGCAAATGTTAGAAAGCATATTTTTGAAAGGGGATACCTTTAGAACAAAAGATAACCTTAATATAAAGATGATTTCAGCTATGACATGTTCAGCCATTTATGGAGGTGCATATTCCTGGTTTAAGGATGGTGAAAATGATCGAACTGATTTGCTTGTAGATATTGTGAGACCTTATGTAATGAAAGGGTTGGATATGTATCGAAAGTAA
- a CDS encoding response regulator transcription factor yields MDNKPYILVVEDDKPIRNFITASLKAQGFNYIETDKGAEAIALSISHRPDLIILDLGLPDMDGINVITKVREWCKTPIIIVSARENERQKIEALDKGADDYLTKPFGIGELLARVRVSLRHSVTTNNETKDIGVFKVKDLVVDFNKRKVTINNEDIHLTPNEYKIMALLCKFPGKVLTHNFIIKEIWTSPVGNETQSLRVFMASLRRKIEKNPAQPQYIYTEVGVGYRLVED; encoded by the coding sequence ATGGACAATAAACCATATATCCTTGTTGTAGAGGATGATAAACCAATAAGAAATTTTATAACGGCATCCTTAAAAGCGCAGGGTTTTAATTATATAGAAACAGATAAGGGAGCAGAAGCTATTGCACTATCGATATCTCATAGACCCGATTTAATAATACTAGATCTAGGACTTCCAGATATGGATGGTATTAATGTAATTACAAAGGTTAGAGAATGGTGTAAAACTCCAATAATAATTGTTTCTGCAAGAGAAAATGAGAGGCAGAAAATAGAAGCCTTAGATAAGGGAGCAGATGATTATTTAACAAAACCCTTTGGAATAGGAGAACTATTAGCAAGAGTCAGGGTATCATTAAGACATAGTGTAACAACAAATAATGAAACGAAAGATATAGGGGTTTTTAAAGTTAAAGATTTAGTTGTAGATTTTAATAAAAGAAAAGTGACTATAAATAATGAAGATATACATCTAACTCCTAACGAATATAAAATAATGGCTCTTCTTTGTAAGTTTCCTGGAAAGGTATTAACTCATAATTTTATAATTAAGGAAATCTGGACTTCTCCAGTAGGAAACGAAACTCAGTCTCTTAGAGTTTTCATGGCAAGTCTCAGACGAAAAATAGAAAAGAATCCAGCACAGCCACAGTATATTTATACGGAAGTTGGAGTTGGATATAGATTAGTAGAAGATTAG
- a CDS encoding radical SAM protein produces the protein MKIKLIQPAMLPRPMDTKLKTRMSPSLALLTIANLTPKEHQVKIENENVERIDFNEPVDLVAITVTVDVMNRAVEIAKEFQKRGITVIAGGIHITADPEGAVNSFDSIIVGMAERAWAKVLKDTENNSIKKVYYDMENMEGKEIVSPKYDIINNKKYLYTNIISTSRGCPFKCDFCYNSCTNTLKTYINRPIEDVIKDIKTLKTKHIMFIDDNFIGNPKWTKELLKKIKPLKLKWNAAVTSNIVDMPELLDEMKEAGCQSLFVGFESINSKSIESVHKVQNSVKRYEKLVDEIHKRGIMINASFVFGLDEDDASIFKSTLEWIVKNKIETVTSHIMTPYPGTKLYLALLEENRIVDYNLSNYNTSHVVYKPKNMTAEELYNGYLWIYKEIYTFKNIMRRLPKSKKQWIPFLAFNFLYRKFGKLTELLCSIVSFEVIGRFSRWVAYRIK, from the coding sequence ATGAAGATTAAATTAATTCAGCCTGCAATGCTGCCGAGACCTATGGATACAAAATTAAAAACAAGAATGTCTCCTTCATTAGCTCTACTCACAATAGCAAACCTTACGCCAAAGGAACACCAGGTTAAAATTGAAAATGAAAATGTTGAAAGGATAGATTTTAATGAACCTGTAGATTTGGTAGCTATAACTGTTACTGTTGATGTTATGAATAGAGCAGTAGAAATAGCAAAGGAATTCCAAAAACGTGGTATAACAGTAATTGCAGGAGGAATACATATAACAGCAGATCCAGAAGGAGCTGTTAACAGCTTTGATTCAATAATAGTAGGAATGGCTGAGAGAGCTTGGGCAAAAGTGCTTAAGGATACAGAAAATAATTCCATTAAAAAGGTATATTATGATATGGAGAATATGGAAGGGAAGGAAATAGTATCACCTAAGTATGATATCATTAATAATAAAAAGTATTTATATACAAATATAATTAGTACAAGCAGAGGCTGTCCTTTTAAATGCGATTTCTGCTATAATAGCTGTACAAATACCCTTAAAACTTATATTAATAGGCCCATAGAAGATGTAATTAAAGATATTAAAACTCTAAAAACAAAACATATTATGTTTATTGATGATAATTTTATTGGAAATCCAAAATGGACCAAAGAACTATTAAAGAAAATAAAACCCCTAAAGCTCAAATGGAATGCAGCAGTTACTTCTAATATAGTGGACATGCCTGAATTGTTAGACGAAATGAAAGAAGCTGGATGTCAAAGTCTTTTCGTAGGTTTTGAAAGCATAAATAGTAAATCGATAGAAAGTGTTCATAAAGTTCAAAATAGTGTAAAGAGATATGAGAAGCTTGTAGATGAAATTCATAAAAGGGGAATAATGATAAATGCAAGTTTTGTTTTCGGATTAGACGAAGATGATGCATCTATATTTAAGAGTACTCTAGAGTGGATAGTTAAAAATAAAATAGAAACAGTAACTTCACATATAATGACACCGTATCCTGGTACAAAGTTATACTTAGCTTTATTAGAGGAAAATAGAATAGTAGATTATAATTTATCTAATTATAATACTTCCCATGTTGTATATAAACCAAAGAATATGACAGCAGAAGAATTATATAATGGATATTTATGGATCTATAAAGAAATATATACGTTTAAAAATATAATGAGAAGGCTTCCAAAATCTAAAAAACAATGGATTCCCTTTTTAGCTTTTAATTTTCTTTATAGGAAGTTTGGAAAACTAACTGAGTTATTATGCAGCATAGTTTCTTTTGAAGTTATAGGAAGATTTTCTAGATGGGTTGCCTATAGAATAAAATAA
- a CDS encoding MarR family transcriptional regulator, producing the protein MTKNDAQELILNMVNFYSLFNAEFMNLIPDLTNTEITPLFSKILNFIHFEGKTTVSRISKKLNISVPNTSRSINTLYNLDYLIKKQDEEDKRIIYLSLSNKALNLISSIAANEEDTFLERFNVLSEEEIIELSHSLLKAQNLLVKMRDLYSDKKNI; encoded by the coding sequence ATGACTAAAAATGATGCTCAAGAATTAATTTTAAATATGGTGAACTTTTACAGCTTATTTAATGCTGAATTTATGAATCTTATTCCAGACTTAACTAATACAGAAATCACTCCTCTCTTCTCCAAAATATTAAATTTTATTCATTTTGAAGGTAAGACTACAGTCTCAAGAATAAGTAAAAAATTAAACATATCTGTACCTAATACAAGTAGAAGTATTAATACTTTATATAATCTTGATTATTTAATAAAAAAACAAGATGAAGAAGACAAAAGGATAATTTATTTATCCCTATCAAATAAAGCATTAAATCTTATTTCATCTATTGCTGCAAATGAAGAAGATACTTTTTTAGAAAGATTTAATGTTCTTTCTGAAGAAGAAATAATTGAGTTATCTCACTCACTATTAAAAGCTCAAAACTTGCTTGTAAAAATGCGTGATCTATATTCAGATAAGAAAAATATATAG
- a CDS encoding ketopantoate reductase family protein, protein MEIKTVSIIGLGALGILFGNHLSKHMAKDDLRIIADSERIYRYKSEHVYCNREICDFNYVTPEVNCDPADLLIFSVKFDGLVSAIQTVKKQVGPNTIIMSLLNGISSEKIIGQAFGMDNILYSVAQGMDAVKIGNKLTYEHMGMICFGDIKPGIHSSEKVEAVAQFFEKVGLPYDVDVDMQKRLWGKFMLNVGVNQTVAVYECDYGGILKEGPARDTMISAMKEVLLLSEKENVCLTQADLDYWLQVLEGLSPQGKPSMRQDLEAKRYSEVELFAGTVLSLGKKYGLFSPTNQMLYDKIKEMESHF, encoded by the coding sequence ATGGAAATTAAAACAGTATCTATTATAGGCTTGGGCGCGCTAGGTATTTTATTTGGGAACCACCTTTCCAAGCACATGGCCAAAGATGATCTTAGAATTATTGCTGATTCTGAAAGAATTTACAGATATAAATCAGAACATGTTTATTGCAACAGAGAAATCTGTGATTTTAACTATGTAACACCGGAAGTAAATTGCGATCCTGCAGACTTACTGATATTTTCCGTAAAGTTTGACGGATTAGTAAGTGCTATACAAACTGTAAAAAAACAAGTTGGACCTAATACTATTATTATGTCTCTTCTTAATGGGATCAGTAGTGAGAAAATCATCGGACAGGCTTTTGGTATGGATAATATCCTCTATAGCGTGGCTCAAGGAATGGATGCAGTTAAAATTGGTAATAAACTTACCTATGAACATATGGGAATGATTTGCTTTGGTGATATTAAACCGGGAATACATTCATCAGAAAAAGTAGAGGCTGTAGCACAATTTTTTGAAAAAGTAGGCCTTCCTTATGACGTTGACGTTGACATGCAAAAAAGGCTCTGGGGTAAATTCATGCTAAATGTAGGTGTCAATCAGACTGTAGCTGTTTATGAATGCGACTATGGCGGTATATTGAAGGAAGGACCTGCAAGAGATACTATGATATCCGCTATGAAAGAAGTACTTCTTTTATCAGAAAAGGAAAATGTCTGTTTAACACAAGCTGACCTAGACTACTGGCTTCAAGTTCTAGAAGGCCTTAGCCCTCAGGGGAAACCATCTATGAGACAGGATTTAGAGGCTAAACGCTACAGTGAAGTTGAACTGTTTGCAGGTACCGTACTCTCATTAGGTAAAAAGTACGGCTTATTTTCCCCTACAAATCAAATGCTGTATGATAAAATTAAGGAAATGGAAAGTCATTTTTAA
- a CDS encoding class III extradiol ring-cleavage dioxygenase — MIKPLFLAHGSPMMAIEQNTYTKFLNGLGRSISPKAIVVFTSHWTTETLTISVSDSTYDTIYDFYGFPEELYKIKYPAKGSSIIAKKVQKKLITSGIAVKTDLTRGLDHGAWTLLQHLYPEANIPVVQVSINYTLPIDTQIKIGSALRELVEEDILILGSGNTVHNLRLVDFDKDTVDSWAKKFDDWLIKKIESKDFSALNNYREDAPNASLAVPTADHLVPLFIALGSSAKLTPKVIFRNYQLGNLSYLCYEF; from the coding sequence ATGATTAAACCTTTATTTCTAGCTCACGGTTCACCTATGATGGCAATTGAGCAAAACACATATACTAAGTTTTTAAATGGTCTTGGACGTTCTATTAGTCCAAAAGCTATAGTTGTTTTTACGTCTCATTGGACTACTGAAACACTTACCATTTCTGTTTCTGATTCTACCTATGATACTATATATGACTTTTATGGCTTTCCGGAAGAACTCTATAAAATTAAATATCCTGCAAAAGGTTCCAGCATCATTGCAAAAAAAGTTCAAAAAAAGTTAATAACTTCAGGTATTGCTGTAAAAACAGATTTGACAAGAGGCCTAGATCACGGTGCATGGACTCTTTTACAGCATCTTTATCCAGAAGCTAATATACCAGTTGTTCAAGTTTCTATAAATTATACTCTTCCTATTGATACTCAAATTAAAATAGGTAGTGCTCTTAGGGAACTGGTTGAAGAAGATATTTTGATTCTTGGAAGTGGAAATACAGTTCATAATCTAAGATTAGTTGATTTTGATAAGGATACTGTTGATTCCTGGGCTAAAAAATTTGATGACTGGTTGATTAAAAAAATAGAAAGCAAAGATTTTAGTGCCCTCAATAACTATCGAGAAGATGCTCCTAATGCAAGCCTTGCAGTTCCAACTGCAGACCATCTTGTCCCACTATTTATAGCTTTAGGCAGCAGTGCAAAATTAACCCCTAAAGTTATCTTTAGAAATTATCAATTAGGGAACCTAAGTTATCTTTGTTATGAATTTTAG
- a CDS encoding EFR1 family ferrodoxin (N-terminal region resembles flavodoxins. C-terminal ferrodoxin region binds two 4Fe-4S clusters.), with translation MKNRIYFFTGTGNSLKVAKDIEKALPNCELVAIYKDTLLEIPSGYERIGFVFPNYAGGPPSMVANFVHEMKFSDLSDTYIFCVATYAGNNGAVISQMDNLLKQRGLQLNYGAKIISYPNAVTGYPMPTEVNDILKMAEINTKPVIDSIVAKEHMPIPSLDASDKEKYDTFIAMIHSSNSSYNVNNDCVSCGICQAVCPAKNITLEEGKPVFHQECECCMACIQHCPKRAINYENKTQDRGRYTHPDIGHKVISQYYLHPNVND, from the coding sequence ATGAAAAATAGAATTTATTTTTTCACTGGTACAGGAAACAGTCTTAAAGTTGCAAAAGACATTGAAAAAGCATTACCAAATTGCGAACTTGTTGCAATTTACAAGGACACTCTATTAGAGATACCTTCTGGTTATGAACGTATAGGATTTGTTTTTCCCAATTATGCTGGAGGTCCACCATCAATGGTGGCAAACTTTGTCCACGAAATGAAGTTTTCGGATCTAAGTGATACTTACATTTTTTGTGTAGCGACATACGCTGGAAACAATGGTGCTGTTATTTCACAAATGGACAATTTACTTAAGCAGAGAGGTTTACAGTTGAACTATGGTGCCAAAATTATTTCGTACCCTAATGCGGTAACAGGATATCCCATGCCTACAGAAGTCAACGACATTTTAAAAATGGCTGAAATTAATACCAAACCAGTAATTGATAGTATTGTTGCCAAAGAGCATATGCCTATTCCAAGCTTAGATGCGTCTGATAAAGAGAAATATGATACATTTATAGCTATGATTCATAGCAGCAATAGTAGCTATAATGTGAACAATGATTGTGTTTCCTGTGGGATATGTCAGGCTGTTTGCCCTGCAAAAAATATAACATTAGAGGAGGGAAAACCTGTATTCCATCAAGAATGCGAGTGTTGTATGGCCTGCATTCAACACTGTCCAAAGCGAGCCATCAATTACGAAAATAAGACACAAGATAGAGGGCGTTATACACATCCTGATATTGGTCATAAAGTTATTTCACAATATTACTTGCATCCAAATGTAAATGACTGA
- a CDS encoding cysteine hydrolase family protein, with protein MVLLVVDTQKLIINEELYNFDTFVANVKELIHEARKNNVEVIYVRHDDGAGNELTKGNEGFEIYEGFKPMAQEKIFDKTVNSAFKESGLLEYLTDKGEKDVIVIGLQTDYCIDATIKCGFEHGFNIIVPAYANTTVDNKFMSSEESYKYHNEFMWNGRYAECISLDETIKRMK; from the coding sequence ATGGTTTTATTAGTAGTTGATACACAAAAATTAATAATAAATGAAGAATTATATAACTTTGATACCTTTGTAGCTAATGTTAAAGAATTAATACATGAGGCTAGGAAGAATAATGTTGAAGTAATATATGTACGTCATGATGATGGAGCTGGGAATGAATTAACAAAAGGCAATGAGGGGTTTGAAATATATGAAGGGTTTAAACCTATGGCACAGGAAAAGATATTTGATAAAACGGTTAATAGTGCCTTTAAGGAATCCGGATTATTAGAATACTTAACAGATAAGGGAGAAAAAGACGTAATAGTCATAGGGCTTCAAACAGACTATTGTATTGATGCCACTATAAAATGCGGATTTGAACATGGATTTAATATTATAGTTCCAGCATATGCAAACACAACAGTTGATAATAAATTTATGTCATCAGAAGAAAGTTATAAATATCATAATGAATTCATGTGGAATGGTAGATATGCAGAATGTATTTCATTAGATGAAACAATTAAAAGAATGAAATAA
- a CDS encoding 2-dehydropantoate 2-reductase N-terminal domain-containing protein → MLRQRVTNFLRGMIILNIKQKRILIFGAGVVGSIYALRFAQSGLDVTLLARGKRLEALKRDGLRYNDNGIIKNISIKTIEKLEDDDIYDFIFVPVRYDQAETALSAIKNNYSKTIITLTNTIGYDRWLEIVGDRLLPGFPGAGGDIKDGILYAQFGSEKHQGTIFGEITGEITERVKDLSHIFEASNLHYEIQENIKAFHISHTASAIVIKHFYTNTGVMDVETANSESTLLKIAKELKQNLHTVANAGIPVIPQETKLMVELPENDIIAMYRQMLSNDFTIDVLLGNHAVSAKAEILLLDELFHKAIH, encoded by the coding sequence TTGCTTAGACAACGTGTAACTAATTTCTTGAGAGGAATGATAATATTGAATATAAAACAAAAAAGAATTTTAATATTTGGTGCCGGTGTTGTTGGCAGTATATATGCACTTAGATTTGCACAGTCAGGACTTGACGTTACATTATTAGCTCGAGGAAAAAGACTTGAAGCTCTTAAAAGGGATGGATTGCGCTATAACGATAATGGAATCATAAAAAACATATCAATTAAGACCATCGAAAAGCTAGAAGATGATGATATCTACGATTTTATCTTTGTTCCAGTGCGTTATGATCAAGCTGAAACTGCACTGTCTGCAATTAAGAATAATTATAGTAAAACTATTATTACCTTAACCAATACTATTGGATATGACCGCTGGCTTGAAATTGTAGGTGATAGATTACTCCCTGGATTTCCAGGTGCAGGCGGCGACATAAAAGATGGTATTCTGTACGCCCAGTTTGGTTCTGAAAAGCATCAAGGAACAATTTTCGGTGAAATAACTGGAGAAATTACTGAAAGAGTGAAAGATCTTTCTCATATATTTGAAGCATCGAATCTTCATTATGAAATACAAGAAAATATTAAAGCATTCCATATTTCCCATACGGCGTCCGCTATAGTTATTAAACATTTTTATACTAATACTGGTGTAATGGATGTAGAAACAGCAAATAGTGAAAGCACTTTACTTAAGATTGCCAAAGAATTAAAGCAAAATTTACACACTGTAGCTAATGCAGGAATTCCAGTAATCCCACAAGAAACAAAGTTAATGGTAGAATTGCCAGAAAACGATATTATCGCCATGTACCGCCAGATGCTAAGCAATGATTTTACCATAGATGTTTTGCTTGGAAACCATGCTGTAAGCGCAAAAGCAGAAATATTGTTATTGGACGAGCTGTTCCATAAGGCAATTCATTAA
- a CDS encoding GNAT family N-acetyltransferase, whose amino-acid sequence MILETNRLILRPWKEEDAQELYKYAKDQNVGPSAGWPVHTDAENSRQIIEDVLSKNETYAVVLKGKNSPIGSVGLMIGEDSNIAINKYEGEIGYWLGVPYWGQGLIPEAVKELMRHGFEDIGLKVIWCGYYDGNEKSWRVQEKCGFKYHHTKKDVKLELIDDIRTEHISCITKEQWLSIYK is encoded by the coding sequence GTGATATTAGAAACTAACAGATTAATTTTGCGTCCATGGAAAGAGGAAGATGCACAAGAGTTATATAAATATGCGAAGGATCAGAATGTAGGACCTTCTGCAGGATGGCCGGTACATACTGATGCTGAGAATAGCCGCCAGATTATTGAAGATGTCTTATCTAAAAATGAAACTTATGCAGTTGTATTAAAAGGTAAAAATTCACCAATTGGTAGTGTAGGACTAATGATTGGTGAAGACAGCAATATAGCTATAAACAAGTATGAAGGTGAAATTGGTTATTGGCTTGGTGTTCCTTATTGGGGACAAGGTTTGATTCCGGAAGCAGTTAAGGAGCTTATGAGACATGGTTTTGAAGATATTGGTCTCAAGGTTATTTGGTGCGGATATTATGATGGAAACGAAAAATCTTGGCGTGTTCAAGAAAAATGTGGTTTTAAATATCATCATACCAAAAAAGATGTAAAATTAGAGCTGATTGATGATATTAGAACAGAGCATATTAGCTGCATCACAAAAGAACAATGGCTTAGTATTTATAAATAA
- a CDS encoding GNAT family N-acetyltransferase → MDIKIISSENRNQINEFIMLHWFSTDMVVRGEIVDMRSIDGFAIYDNEEIIGLVTYRVKASECEIMSLDSLRERQGTGTVLLNKVIEAAKGENCSKVKLITTNDNINALGFYQKRGFDMVNLYHNALNDSRKLKPSIPLIGDFGIPLRHEIEFEMNLDK, encoded by the coding sequence ATGGATATAAAAATAATATCTTCAGAAAACAGAAATCAAATTAATGAATTTATAATGTTACATTGGTTCTCTACAGATATGGTTGTGAGAGGTGAAATTGTTGACATGAGATCAATAGATGGATTTGCTATATATGATAATGAAGAAATTATAGGGCTCGTGACTTATAGAGTAAAAGCTTCTGAGTGTGAAATTATGTCATTAGATAGCTTGAGGGAAAGGCAAGGTACTGGAACAGTTCTTTTAAATAAAGTTATTGAAGCTGCAAAAGGAGAAAATTGCTCAAAAGTAAAGCTAATTACAACTAATGATAATATCAATGCTTTAGGTTTTTATCAAAAGCGAGGCTTTGATATGGTAAATTTATATCACAATGCTTTAAATGATTCAAGGAAGTTAAAGCCATCAATTCCTTTGATTGGGGATTTTGGAATCCCTTTAAGGCATGAAATTGAGTTTGAGATGAATCTGGATAAGTGA
- a CDS encoding DUF2975 domain-containing protein, whose translation MKLETIPFFKKLGTTLFLKIVVIFIGIPVLALCIFLIPYIGNYAADLYPNIACMKYLVLMDLYATAIPFYLALYETFKLLSYIDKNKAFSELSVKALKNIKYCAITYSSLYIIGMPLFYLIAEVDDAPGIILIGLVFIFAAIVVAVFAAVLQKLLKEAIDIKSENDLTI comes from the coding sequence ATGAAACTAGAGACAATACCATTTTTTAAGAAACTAGGAACAACACTATTTTTAAAAATAGTAGTTATATTTATTGGAATACCAGTTCTTGCTTTGTGTATATTTTTGATTCCATATATAGGGAATTATGCGGCGGATTTGTATCCGAATATTGCTTGTATGAAATATCTAGTTTTAATGGATTTATATGCAACGGCAATACCTTTTTACTTGGCTTTATATGAGACTTTTAAACTTTTAAGCTATATTGACAAGAACAAAGCTTTCTCAGAATTATCTGTAAAGGCTTTAAAGAATATAAAATATTGTGCAATCACATACAGTAGCTTATATATTATAGGCATGCCACTATTTTATCTCATAGCAGAAGTTGATGACGCTCCAGGTATTATATTAATTGGATTGGTCTTTATTTTTGCGGCAATTGTAGTTGCAGTCTTTGCAGCTGTACTCCAAAAGCTTTTAAAAGAAGCTATAGATATAAAATCAGAAAATGATTTAACGATTTGA
- a CDS encoding helix-turn-helix transcriptional regulator has translation MAIIINIDVMLAKRKMSVTELTEKVGITMANLSILKNGKAKAIRFSTLEAICKALDCQPGDIIEYRSDIDTQK, from the coding sequence ATGGCGATTATAATAAATATTGATGTGATGCTAGCTAAAAGAAAAATGAGTGTGACAGAACTCACGGAGAAGGTTGGAATAACAATGGCTAATCTTTCTATCCTTAAAAATGGAAAAGCAAAGGCCATTAGATTTTCGACTTTAGAGGCAATATGTAAAGCCTTGGATTGTCAGCCTGGCGATATTATAGAGTATAGAAGTGACATAGATACTCAAAAATAG